The sequence below is a genomic window from Draconibacterium halophilum.
TCCAAAAATGGGGATGAGAATCAGTATTAAAATCCAGGCGGCGGTTTTAAATGGCGAGCGTTTTTCTAAAATAATCATCAGTGCAACAGGAATGGCAGTGATTAGAAAGATCAGATAAAACCAGGTCCAGAATTGACTCCAATCGAACATATTTTTGAATTTTGTTTAGGTAAATTTCTAAATTTATTTGAGTAAAAACAATATTTGTTTCATATTCGTTGTTAATGATAGAGATGAAGAGGATTAAATACATATTACTGTGGATGTTCGTAGGAGGAGCTGTGTTTTTCTATGCTTGTTCGGGGCCAAAAAATATGGCGAAAAACGAAACATCGAGTGTTGAGGTAACCGGAGAAGACAGTGTTGAGTATGACGTGGAAACATTTAACTCCAATTTCGACTCATGGTATCAACTGCAAAATACTCCGGCCAGCTATCGGTCGCAATCGTATTACGAGAGTTGGAACCAACAATATGTAAGTGCCTGGAATGCGAAATGCGCCTCACCATCGCGCAATTGGTCGTTTGAACCGGTTGTTGGCTACGATCCTACTGAAGATTATGGTTTTGAGATGAACCACAAACTATTCTACTACTTTATGTACGTGGAACGAGTTCTGAAAAAGCAGATCATTCCCGGAGGTCCACACGTGGTGTTTAAGTAGTGGAATTCATGAGGTTCCCTCCTAGAGTCAGATGACTGGATTCTTCCTTCAAGTATTATAGTTAAGCAGAAGAAACTGGCTTTTGCCCTATCGGGCTGATTTTACTTTTTGTCTTGAGAAAATAAGTAAACAAAAAACTCAAGGCTGCGCCTGACTCGCTCGGAAAAGCCCTGCCTACCGGCAGGCAGGTACGCGGCGCCAACTAAAATTTCTGAAACTTCCCGATGCTACGATCGGGACAGGCAGTCGTACCTCCTCAAACCTGCCGGCCGGCAGGCGGGCATCAGTAATTTTTGAACGTCGTCACCACTTGTTTTCCGGTTCATCAGCCGAGGCCAGGCTTCGATGTCGCTGACGTTACAATTGTAGACGGCCTCTTTTGGTCTTTACGCGGAGTTGAAATAAAATTTTAGGGAGAGCGGGAAGCTCCGGGTGTGCGAGGAGATCACCCGTCCGAACTTCAGTTTTATAAGAACGTAGAGTGAAGGCAAAAAGAAGACTTGACTTTTTTGCTTCGTTTTTGTGGTAAGACAAAAATGAAGGCCGCCGGCAGGCCGCAATTCCGAAGATTTTGGGTGTCGTTTAATAGTTGCAATCTGCCGTCTTGGATGATTCTAAATAGCCGTATTTCGGTAAATTACCAATTTGTCTTTCCCTATTGATTCCGATTGTCCTGTAGTTCCGGGCAGAGAAGGTGCTTTTATACCACTGCCAAACTGCATGTGCCCGGTGTAAACATGAGCTTCGTCCCACAACCCGGCATCAATAAAAGTATGTAGTAGTTGCCGGCCTCCTTCTACAATTAACGAGAGTACATTTTTTTGATGCAGCACTTCCAGCATTTGAGGAAGAAGCTGAGCTGAGAAATCAATTTTAATGAATTCTGTTTTGTTGTGGGTATGGTTTTTAAGTGCGTTAAAAACAATTGTTTCTGTTGAGTTATCAAATAAGTTGAGCTTCTTATTCAAACGTAACTCCCGGTCTAAAACAATTCGCAAAGGATTTTTTCCTTTAATAAGCCTGACTGTTAGCGAAGGGTTATCTTTTTCGGCGGTGTTTGTGCCCACTATAATTGCATCTTCTTCCGCACGCATTTGATGAACCCGCAATAATGCCCGCGGACCGGTAATCCAGGTTGGCTCTCCGTAGTTTTCAGCACTTCGTTCAACATCAATAAACCCATCAGTAGTTTGTGCCCATTTTAGCAAAATGTAGGGGCGTTGTTTCTGGTGAAAAGTAAAAAAGCGCCGGTTCAGCTCGTCGCATTCTTTTTTCAGAATACCTGTTTTTACTTCAACACCGGCATTCTGTAGTTTTTCTATTCCTTTTCCGGCAACTTTGGCAAACGGATCGATGCTGCCAATTACCACACGCGGAATTTGTTTCTGGATGATCAGGTTGGAGCAGGGAGGTGTTAAACCGTAATGTGCACAGGGTTCCAGCGAAACATAAATGGTGCTTTCTTTCAGTTTTTCCGCGTCGGTAACCGAGTTTATGGCATTCACCTCGGCATGCGCCTGCCCGTGTTTTTGGTGATACCCTTCGCCGATTATCGTGTTGTTGTACACGATAACACAACCCACCATCGGGTTGGGCGAAACATGTCCGGCACCCAGGCGGGCCAGCTCGATACAGCGAGCCATATATTTTTCTTCGGTTGTCATTTTCAAAGAAAGACTAAATTTGTAGCAACAAAAGTACACAATGCAGAAAACTATTCAATACATCCGTGCAGAATTGGCACCGTATTATCCCGAAACCGAAATTTCAGGGTTCATACAAATGATTATGAATAGCGTGTTGCGAATGTCGTACACGCAAATGATTTTGGAAAAAGACCGGGTGTTGGAAACAACTGAATCGGACGGGATAAACGTGATTGTTGAGCGACTGAAAAGACACGAGCCCATTCAATATATTTTGGGTGTTGCCGAATTTTATGGATTACAGCTGGATGTGAAACCGGGAGTTTTGATTCCCCGGCCGGAAACCGAAGAGTTGGTGGAGTGGATTAGCAAAACAGAAATTCCTGAGCAGGCAAGAATCCTCGACGTTGGCACAGGCAGCGGTTGTATTGCACTGGCATTAAAAAATGAGTTGCCCACTGTTGAGATCATGGCTGTTGATGTATCGGAAAATGTACTTACACTTGCAACCGGGAATGCAATAAGAAATGAGCTTGAAGTTACATTTAAACAAGCCGACATATTAAACTGGCCACAATATTCGTGGCCACAATTTGATGTAATTGTAAGTAACCCGCCTTATGTAATGGAACGCGAAAAAAAGCAGATGGAAGCCAATGTGCTGGAGTACGAACCCGAATTGGCGTTGTTTGTGAGCGACACCGATCCGCTGATTTTTTACCGGGCCATTGCAAAGTTTGCTTCAAAACAATTAAATGAAGGTGGATTCCTGTTTTTTGAAATTAACGAAAACCTGGGAGATGAAATGGTGGGGCTTGTTAACCAGTTGGGATTTAAGTCGATAGAATTACGTCGCGATTTGAATAATAAAAATCGCATGCTTCGATGTCAAAAATAAATGGTTTCGATATCATGAAAAACAGATTTTACCGTTTGTTTTTGAAAACGATTATTTATTTTGCAGTGACTAAATCTAATAAGTGAGAAAAGTAATCCTTAAAATACTGTCTCTAGTCAATATTCTTCTGGCGTTGGCTCTTGCGGCATCGTATCTTTCGGTGTACATCCCGCCCGATAAATACTGGCTGCCGTCGCTATTCGGAATGGCCTATCCATTTTTACTGGGTGGCAACATCATATTTATTGTACTCTGGATTTTGTTTAAACCGCGTTACACATTGTTGTCGTTGGGGGTAATTCTTTTAGGCTGGGGTTACGTTACGCGTTTTATGCAGATCAATGGCAAAGGCAGCGAGGAGGCAAATATTAAAGTAGTGTCCTATAATGTGAAACACTTTGTAGCCGACACCAGCGGAACTCAGAAAGAAAATGCAACAAAAATTATCTCGTTTTTAGCTGATCAGAATGCAGATATTATTTGCTTGCAGGAAGCCCGTTTGCGAAAGAACAGCATTTTTAACCTGGCACAAACGGTTAAAGACCTGCAATCGATAAAACACTACCAGTTTGCACGCTCGAGTACAACCTACGGGTCGGTAACCATGACCCGCTACCCGATTGTAAACATGGGAGAAATCAGGTTTGAGAACTCACGAAATATTACCATTTATACTGATGTTTTAATCGACACAGATACCGTTCGGATTTTTAATATTCATTTACAGTCGTATCACATCAATCCTGATAAATATTCAATTATTGAATCGCCGGGATTAAACGAAGAAAAGGATTTGGAAGAGGTGAAAGAAATGGGAGCGAAATTTAAAGAGGCCTTTCAGTTGCGGGCCGAACAAGTTCGCGAAATTCGCAAATATGTTGATGAGTCGCCTCATAATGTGATTGTTTGCGGCGATTTTAACGATACTCCGGTTTCTTTTTCGTACCGTACTTTGGCCAGCGGATTAACTGATGCTTTTGTGAATTCAGGACAGGGGATAGGACGTACCTACATTGGAAAGCTGCCTTCGTTCCGAATTGATTACATTATGCATGGCGATGGTTTTGAGTCGTACAATTTTGAAACACTCGATTACCGCATGTCCGATCACTTACCGGTTAGCTGTAGCCTGTTAAAAATGGATTAGTGATGTGCAAGTAATTTTACGGCAACTTCTTTATCGGTTTTAAGTTGCTTCACCAATGCTTCAATGCCTGAGAATTTCTGCTCTTCCCTGATTTTGTCGATAAAAATGAGGGTGATATTATTGCCGTACATATCTCCTGAAAAATCAAAAATATTTACTTCTATACTTCGGTTATCGGCATTGTTGTTAAAGGTTGGTCGCGTGCCAATATTCAGCATTCCTTTATACTGCTTGTCTTCAATCTCAATTAAAACAGCATACACACCGTAACCCGGAATAATTTTATATTTATCAGATGCTTCAATGTTTGCCGTGGGGAAACCCAGTTTGCGGCCCAGTTGCATCCCTTTTACTACGGTTCCGTGCAGTGTGAACTCATAGCCCAGATATTGATTGGCTTTTTTTATATCTCCCGATTGCAGCGCTTCTCTGATTTTTGTAGAGCTAACTTTTTCTGCTTCTACCGACAATGCATCGGTCTTTTTAACCTCGAAATTGTTCTTTTCAGCACATTCTTTCAAGTATTCATAGCCGCCCTCACGGTTTTTGCCAAAGCGGTGGTCGTAGCCCACAACCAAACACCGTGTGCCTATTTTATTCACCAATAAATCTTTTACAAATTGGGTGTATGATAACTCCGCAAACTCTTTATTAAAAGGATAGATAATCAGGTGATCGACGCCAAACTTTTCAAAAAGCTTAATTTTCTCATTTTTGGTTGTCAGCAAACGTAGGCTTTTATCATTTGGCGAAGTAACAATTCGTGGGTGGGGTAAAAGGTAAAGATCACCGTTTCGCCATTCATTTCTCTGGCCAAAAATTTTAACTCTTCAATAACCGACTGATGGCCTTTGTGCAGCCCATCGAAGGTGCCGATAGTTACCACAGGGTTACGGGCATTAAAATCATCAAGCGAATAATGAATCTTCACTGGTTTTGTATAAAATGTTTTGCGCTACAAACCTATTGAAAATTTTAAAGCAATTAAAGGCGTAGTGTTGAATCAGGTTAAAATTATGCGAAGTAAAAAAGGTTTTATAATCGTTTTTGCCCAAATATTATTCATTCAAACCCTTTGTTTATACATTTGTAATCATCTTAATGCACAATTGAACCCATAAAAATTGTTATTTTCTTTGATTGCTATTTTCGATGTATGCAAAATTGTTAATTTTACGGCCTTTATATTGAAACGAGCAACCTTGGTCAGATCACTTCAGGTTTAAACCAATTTGCACGATTACGATGATACCTTATTGGTAGCTTATATTAATCAGATGAAACGAGCATCACAAAATTTGCCCAACGGGAGCAAGATTAAAAGCGAGTTACATGAGTTACCGCTGAATGTGAACAACTTTAATCGAATGACAAACATGACGTACAGAGTTTTATTTTTTTTAGTGGCTGCCCTGCTTGTTTTGGGAGGGTGTAAGCAAGACAAAGAGTTTACAATTCGTGGTAAAATCACACACGCAGAAGACGAAACCATTGTTTTGGAAGAATTGCATACTACTTCGCTGAAAAAGATAGCAGAAACAAAAATCAATACAAAAGGAGAGTTTGAGATTTCGGCAATGACCGGAATTCCGACATTTTATCTTTTAAAACTTAGCGACCAGAACTTTATCACCTTGTTGGTCGACTCGGCAGAAACAGTTACCATTGAAGCCGATGCAGCTAATTTTGATCGCGAATACAATGTTGAAGGATCGCTCGGATCAGCTCAGGTGAAGATGTTGGATTCGAAGCTCAAAGATACCAGACATAAACTGGACTCGCTAAGGTCATTAGATAATTTATATGCCGGCAACCCGGAGTATGATAATGTAAGACCACGATGGGCGGAAGAATATAATGAGATTGTTCAGGAACAAATAGAGTTCTCCACAAATTTTGTTCGCGAAAATCCGTTTTCAATGGCCAGTGTGCTGGCACTTTATCAGAAGTTCAATCCCGAAGATGAATCGTTTATTGTTCGAGATTTGCAGGTGATGAAAACAGCTGCTTCGGCCTTAAATACTATTTATCCAAAATCAGAACAGGTACAGGCACTTTATAACAATACCCTGCAGATTGTGCGTAATGAACAGTCGGCAAATATGCAACGGTTTATTCAGGAACAAGGCGATAACAGCCCTGATATTGTTTTGCCCGATCCTGAAGGAAATGAAGTGGCCTTATCATCGTTGCGCGGCAAAGTAGTTTTGCTGCAATTCTGGGCTGCTGTCGATCGTGGATCGCGAATTCAAAACCCGGTTTTGGTAGAAGCTTACAAAAAGTACCATCGCAAAGGTTTCGAAATTTACCAGGTAAGTGTTGATCAAAATCGGGCTGAGTGGGTAGATGCCATCGATCAGGATAAACTGTCCTGGATAAATGTTGGTGATATGGAAGGAAGTAAACTAGCTGCAGCAGTTTATAATGTGCAGAATATTCCATTTAATTATTTGCTTAATGAGGAAGGCGAGATTGTTGCCAAAAACCTAAAAGGACCGGCTTTAGATAAAGCACTGGCTCGACTTCTCGACTAGTATAAAACTGGCAAATTGACGCAAAAACGAAAAATATATTTTGTCTCAGATGTACACCTTGGAGCACCGGCACTGAATAACAACCGGGAACGCGAGCTATTATTCGCCTCCTGGCTCGATAATATTCGTGAAGATGTTGCTGAACTATACCTGTTGGGCGATATTTTCGATTTCTGGTACGAATACAAAAAGGTTGTTCCGCGTGGTTTTACACGAATTTTAGGACGACTGGCCGATCTGACCGACCGGGGTGTTCCGGTACATTTTTTCACCGGCAATCACGATATGTGGGTATACGATTACCTTGCTGAAGAAACAGGTGTGCAGGTTCATCACGATTATATTTTACGCGAAATTTACGGAAAGCGATTTTTTCTGGCTCATGGCGACGGGCTCGATGCATCGGATAAAGGATATATTTTTCTGAAAAAGATGTTTACCAATAACACCATGCGATGGCTATTTTCGCGGTTACATCCGAATTTCGCATTTAATATTGCACATAAGTGGTCTGCGTCCAGTAGGTTATCAAATTCTGATAATGATGAAGATTTTATGGCAAATAAAGATGGAATGTATAAATTTGCCGCGGATTTTTTACATACAAATCCGATTGATTATTTTATTATGGGCCATCGGCATCAGTTGGTGAACGAGAAAATGAACGAAAAAACCCGGTTTATTATACTTGGCGACTGGATAAAAGCGTTCTCTTATGGTGTTTTCGATGGCGAAAAATTTGAATTAAAGAGATTTAAAGATAGAGCGAAAGCTTAAAAAGGATTATGGCAAAGCAAACTTATACAAGAATTATTGGTACCGGAAGTGTTCTTCCATCACAAATAGTTAAGAATAAACACTTTATGAATAATGAGTTTTATACTCCATCGAAGAAAAAGATCGAGGATAAAAGCAACGAAGAAATTATTCAGAAGTTTAAAGAGATTACCAATATTGAAGAACGACGCTACATTGCTGAAGATTTGGTAACGTCTGATATCGCTGCAATGGCAGTTGAAGATGCATGTAAAACGGCCGGAATTTCAAAAGAAAGTCTGGAATTTATCATTATTGGACATAACTTTGGAGATACCCTGAACGGAAATGTAAGAACTGATATTTTGCCCAGCCTTGCCAACAAGGTTAAGATGAAACTGAATATTAAAAACCCGGGCTGTATTTGTCACGATGTAATATCGGGTTGCCCCGGTTGGACCCAGGGAATGATCACTGCTGATGCCTACATTAAAAGTGGGTTTCATAAACGAGGTGTTGTGGTTGGAGCCGACGTGCTTTCGCGCCTTTCAGATCCACACGACCGTGACTCAATGATTTATGCCGACGGTGCAGGAGCTACCATCGTAGAGGCAGTTGAAAGTGAAGAGCCTGTAGGCATCCTGTC
It includes:
- a CDS encoding DUF6146 family protein; amino-acid sequence: MFVGGAVFFYACSGPKNMAKNETSSVEVTGEDSVEYDVETFNSNFDSWYQLQNTPASYRSQSYYESWNQQYVSAWNAKCASPSRNWSFEPVVGYDPTEDYGFEMNHKLFYYFMYVERVLKKQIIPGGPHVVFK
- the ribD gene encoding bifunctional diaminohydroxyphosphoribosylaminopyrimidine deaminase/5-amino-6-(5-phosphoribosylamino)uracil reductase RibD translates to MTTEEKYMARCIELARLGAGHVSPNPMVGCVIVYNNTIIGEGYHQKHGQAHAEVNAINSVTDAEKLKESTIYVSLEPCAHYGLTPPCSNLIIQKQIPRVVIGSIDPFAKVAGKGIEKLQNAGVEVKTGILKKECDELNRRFFTFHQKQRPYILLKWAQTTDGFIDVERSAENYGEPTWITGPRALLRVHQMRAEEDAIIVGTNTAEKDNPSLTVRLIKGKNPLRIVLDRELRLNKKLNLFDNSTETIVFNALKNHTHNKTEFIKIDFSAQLLPQMLEVLHQKNVLSLIVEGGRQLLHTFIDAGLWDEAHVYTGHMQFGSGIKAPSLPGTTGQSESIGKDKLVIYRNTAI
- the prmC gene encoding peptide chain release factor N(5)-glutamine methyltransferase, with the translated sequence MQKTIQYIRAELAPYYPETEISGFIQMIMNSVLRMSYTQMILEKDRVLETTESDGINVIVERLKRHEPIQYILGVAEFYGLQLDVKPGVLIPRPETEELVEWISKTEIPEQARILDVGTGSGCIALALKNELPTVEIMAVDVSENVLTLATGNAIRNELEVTFKQADILNWPQYSWPQFDVIVSNPPYVMEREKKQMEANVLEYEPELALFVSDTDPLIFYRAIAKFASKQLNEGGFLFFEINENLGDEMVGLVNQLGFKSIELRRDLNNKNRMLRCQK
- a CDS encoding endonuclease/exonuclease/phosphatase family protein is translated as MRKVILKILSLVNILLALALAASYLSVYIPPDKYWLPSLFGMAYPFLLGGNIIFIVLWILFKPRYTLLSLGVILLGWGYVTRFMQINGKGSEEANIKVVSYNVKHFVADTSGTQKENATKIISFLADQNADIICLQEARLRKNSIFNLAQTVKDLQSIKHYQFARSSTTYGSVTMTRYPIVNMGEIRFENSRNITIYTDVLIDTDTVRIFNIHLQSYHINPDKYSIIESPGLNEEKDLEEVKEMGAKFKEAFQLRAEQVREIRKYVDESPHNVIVCGDFNDTPVSFSYRTLASGLTDAFVNSGQGIGRTYIGKLPSFRIDYIMHGDGFESYNFETLDYRMSDHLPVSCSLLKMD
- a CDS encoding TlpA disulfide reductase family protein, whose protein sequence is MKRASQNLPNGSKIKSELHELPLNVNNFNRMTNMTYRVLFFLVAALLVLGGCKQDKEFTIRGKITHAEDETIVLEELHTTSLKKIAETKINTKGEFEISAMTGIPTFYLLKLSDQNFITLLVDSAETVTIEADAANFDREYNVEGSLGSAQVKMLDSKLKDTRHKLDSLRSLDNLYAGNPEYDNVRPRWAEEYNEIVQEQIEFSTNFVRENPFSMASVLALYQKFNPEDESFIVRDLQVMKTAASALNTIYPKSEQVQALYNNTLQIVRNEQSANMQRFIQEQGDNSPDIVLPDPEGNEVALSSLRGKVVLLQFWAAVDRGSRIQNPVLVEAYKKYHRKGFEIYQVSVDQNRAEWVDAIDQDKLSWINVGDMEGSKLAAAVYNVQNIPFNYLLNEEGEIVAKNLKGPALDKALARLLD
- a CDS encoding UDP-2,3-diacylglucosamine diphosphatase, giving the protein MTQKRKIYFVSDVHLGAPALNNNRERELLFASWLDNIREDVAELYLLGDIFDFWYEYKKVVPRGFTRILGRLADLTDRGVPVHFFTGNHDMWVYDYLAEETGVQVHHDYILREIYGKRFFLAHGDGLDASDKGYIFLKKMFTNNTMRWLFSRLHPNFAFNIAHKWSASSRLSNSDNDEDFMANKDGMYKFAADFLHTNPIDYFIMGHRHQLVNEKMNEKTRFIILGDWIKAFSYGVFDGEKFELKRFKDRAKA
- a CDS encoding 3-oxoacyl-ACP synthase III family protein is translated as MAKQTYTRIIGTGSVLPSQIVKNKHFMNNEFYTPSKKKIEDKSNEEIIQKFKEITNIEERRYIAEDLVTSDIAAMAVEDACKTAGISKESLEFIIIGHNFGDTLNGNVRTDILPSLANKVKMKLNIKNPGCICHDVISGCPGWTQGMITADAYIKSGFHKRGVVVGADVLSRLSDPHDRDSMIYADGAGATIVEAVESEEPVGILSHSSRSDSVKFANLLTLGESSNPDYEGDELFLKMIGHKLYVYAITTVPGVVKESIEKAGLQLGDIKKIFIHQANEKMDEAILAGVLKLYGEKEMPEGIMPMSIRKLGNSSTATVPTLVDLVAKGKIEGHEVNEGDYTILCSVGAGMNINSIVYKW